A region from the Corylus avellana chromosome ca7, CavTom2PMs-1.0 genome encodes:
- the LOC132186283 gene encoding phytochrome A-2: MSSSRPSHSSSNSGRSRHSARIIAQTTVDAKLHADFEESGDSFDYSSSVRVTGAVSGDQQPRTDKVTTAYLHHIQKGKLIQPFGCLLALDEKTFKVIAYSENAPEMLTMVSHAVPSVGDHPVLGIGTDVRTIFTAPSASALQKALGFWEVSLLNPILVHCKTSGKPFYAIVHRVTGSLIIDFEPVKPYEVPMTAAGALQSYKLAAKAITRLQSLPSGSMERLCDTMVQEVFELTGYDRVMAYKFHDDDHGEVVSEITKPGLEPYLGLHYPATDIPQAARFLFMKNKVRMIVDCHARHVKVLQDEKLPFDPTLCGSTLRAPHSCHLQYMENMNSIASLVMAVVVNEGDEEGDSSNSVQPQKRKRLWGLVVCHNTTPRFVPFPLRYACEFLAQVFAIHVNKELELENQIVEKNILRTQTLLCDLLMRDAPLGIVSQSPNIMDLVKCDGAALLYKNKIWRLGVTPSDFQLHDIASWLSEYHMDSTGLSTDSLYDAGFPGALALGDVVCGMAAVRITSKDMIFWFRSHTAAEIRWGGAKHEPGEKDDGTRMHPRSSFKAFLEVVKTRSLPWKDYEMDAIHSLQLILRNAFKDIETTNISTNAIHMKLSDLKIEGMQELEAVTSEMVRLIETATVPILAVDVDGLINGWNTKIADLTGLPVDRAIGKHLLTLVEDSSTDTVQRMLYLALQGNEEQNIQFEIKTHGSKSDSGPISLVVNACASRDLRDTVVGVCFVAQDITGQKIVMDKFTRIEGDYKAIVQNPNPLIPPIFGADEFGWCSEWNPAMTKLSGWTREEVIDKMLLGEVFGTQTACCRLKNQEVFVNLGIVLNNAMTGQEPEKVSFSFFARSGKYVECLLCVSKKLDREGAVTGVFCFLQLASQELQQALNVQRLSEQTALKRLKALAYIKRQIRNPLSGIIFSRKMMEGTELGFEQKELLHTSAQCQRQLSKILDDSDLDSIIDGYLDLEMVEFTLNEVLVASISQVMTKSNGKGIRMVNDVAKEIVNETLYGDSLRLQQVLADFLSISVNYTATGGQLILAASLTKDQLGQSVHLAHLELRITHSGGGVPEALLNQMFGSDGDASEEGISLFISRMLLKLMNGDVRYLREAGKSTLIISVELAAAHKLQA; this comes from the exons ATGTCTTCTTCAAGGCCCAGCCACTCGTCCAGCAATTCAGGGCGCTCGAGACACAGTGCTAGGATCATTGCGCAGACCACTGTCGATGCAAAGCTCCATGCAGATTTTGAGGAGTCGGGTGATTCTTTTGATTACTCAAGCTCAGTGAGGGTTACCGGTGCAGTTAGTGGAGATCAACAACCTAGGACTGACAAAGTAACAACAGCTTACCTCCATCACATACAGAAAGGCAAGCTTATCCAACCATTTGGTTGCTTGCTAGCCTTGGATGAGAAAACTTTCAAAGTCATTGCATACAGTGAGAATGCCCCTGAAATGCTGACTATGGTCAGCCATGCAGTCCCAAGCGTTGGGGACCACCCAGTTCTCGGCATTGGAACAGATGTGAGAACCATATTCACTGCCCCCAGTGCCTCTGCATTGCAAAAGGCCCTGGGGTTTTGGGAGGTTTCTCTCTTGAATCCCATCTTAGTCCATTGCAAGACATCTGGTAAGCCCTTTTATGCAATTGTCCATCGGGTAACGGGTAGTTTGATCATTGACTTTGAGCCAGTCAAGCCTTATGAAGTCCCCATGACTGCTGCCGGGGCCCTGCAATCATACAAGCTTGCAGCTAAAGCAATTACCCGATTGCAGTCATTGCCAAGTGGCAGCATGGAAAGGCTTTGTGATACAATGGTTCAAGAGGTTTTTGAACTAACTGGTTATGATAGGGTGATGGCATATAAATTTCATGATGATGATCATGGGGAAGTGGTCTCCGAGATCACAAAGCCAGGGCTAGAACCATATCTGGGTTTGCATTATCCAGCTACTGATATCCCTCAGGCCGCACGCTTCTTATTTATGAAGAATAAGGTCCGTATGATTGTTGATTGTCATGCAAGACATGTGAAAGTGCTTCAAGACGAGAAGCTTCCGTTTGATCCGACGTTGTGCGGTTCAACCTTAAGGGCACCACACAGTTGCCATTTGCAGTACATGGAGAATATGAATTCCATTGCTTCTCTAGTGATGGCAGTTGTAGTTAATGAGGGGGATGAAGAGGGAGACAGCTCTAATTCTGTGCAGccacaaaagagaaagagactCTGGGGTTTAGTAGTATGCCATAACACCACTCCGAGGTTTGTTCCATTCCCTCTTAGGTATGCCTGTGAATTTCTAGCTCAAGTATTTGCCATCCATGTGAATAAGGAATTGGAGTTAGAAAATCAAATTGTTGAGAAGAACATCTTGCGTACCCAAACACTATTGTGTGATTTGCTGATGCGAGATGCACCCTTGGGAATTGTGTCACAAAGCCCAAATATAATGGATCTTGTGAAGTGTGATGGAGCTGCTTTATTATACAAGAACAAGATATGGAGACTGGGTGTAACTCCAAGTGATTTCCAGCTGCATGACATAGCCTCATGGCTCTCAGAGTACCATATGGATTCAACAGGTTTAAGTACAGATAGCTTGTATGATGCAGGGTTCCCGGGGGCTCTTGCTCTTGGCGATGTTGTATGTGGAATGGCAGCTGTGAGGATAACTTCCAAGGACATGATTTTCTGGTTTCGATCCCACACTGCTGCAGAAATTCGATGGGGTGGTGCAAAGCATGAACCTGGTGAGAAGGATGATGGTACGAGGATGCACCCAAGATCGTCATTCAAGGCTTTCCTCGAAGTTGTGAAGACAAGGAGTTTACCCTGGAAGGACTATGAAATGGATGCAATCCATTCTCTGCAGCTTATCTTGAGGAATGCATTCAAAGATATTGAAACAACGAATATAAGTACCAATGCCATCCATATGAAGCTCAGTGACCTCAAAATTGAAGGGATGCAAGAACTGGAAGCAGTGACAAGTGAGATGGTCCGTTTAATTGAAACGGCCACAGTGCCAATTCTGGCAGTTGATGTGGATGGGCTGATTAATGGGTGGAACACAAAGATTGCTGATTTAACTGGCCTTCCTGTTGATAGAGCAATTGGAAAGCATTTGCTCACACTTGTGGAAGATTCTTCAACTGATACAGTCCAGAGGATGTTGTACTTGGCATTGCAGG GCAATGAAGAGCAGAATATCCAATTTGAGATCAAAACACATGGGTCTAAGAGTGATTCTGGTCCCATCAGCTTAGTTGTGAATGCTTGTGCAAGTAGGGATCTTCGAGATACTGTTGTGGGTGTTTGTTTTGTGGCCCAAGATATCACTGGTCAGAAGATAGTTATGGACAAGTTTACTCGGATTGAAGGTGATTACAAAGCTATTGTACAAAACCCAAACCCTTTGATCCCCCCAATATTTGGTGCGGATGAATTTGGGTGGTGTTCTGAGTGGAATCCAGCAATGACGAAGTTAAGTGGGTGGACACGAGAAGAAGTTATAGATAAAATGCTTTTGGGAGAGGTTTTTGGGACACAAACAGCATGCTGCCGTCTCAAGAATCAAGAAGTTTTTGTAAACCTTGGAATTGTACTTAATAATGCCATGACTGGTCAGGAACCTGAAAAGGTCTCTTTCAGTTTCTTTGCTCGAAGTGGAAAGTATGTAGAATGCCTGCTATGTGTGAGTAAGAAATTGGACAGAGAGGGTGCAGTCACTGGAGTCTTTTGCTTCTTGCAGCTTGCTAGCCAAGAGCTGCAACAAGCACTTAATGTCCAGCGTTTATCAGAGCAAACTGCCTTGAAGAGATTGAAAGCATTGGCTTATATAAAAAGGCAGATACGGAATCCTCTGTCTGGGATTATATTTTCTCGGAAAATGATGGAGGGTACTGAGTTAGGATTTGAACAGAAAGAGCTTCTGCATACTAGTGCCCAATGCCAGCGCCAGCTCAGCAAGATTCTTGATGACTCAGATCTTGATAGCATAATTGATGg CTACTTGGATCTCGAAATGGTTGAGTTTACACTGAATGAAGTACTGGTTGCCTCTATAAGTCAAGTCATGACAAAGAGCAATGGAAAGGGAATCCGAATGGTCAATGATGTGGCAAAGGAGATTGTGAACGAAACATTATATGGTGATAGCCTTAGGCTTCAACAGGTCTTAGCTGATTTCTTGTCGATATCAGTCAACTACACTGCAACTGGAGGCCAGCTCATTCTTGCAGCCAGTTTGACCAAAGATCAGTTGGGGCAATCTGTTCATCTTGCACATCTTGAGCTCAG GATAACACATTCAGGCGGAGGGGTGCCAGAAGCATTGCTGAACCAGATGTTTGGAAGTGATGGAGATGCATCTGAGGAGGGCATCAGCCTGTTCATTAGCAGAATGCTATTAAAACTCATGAATGGAGATGTACGGTATCTGAGGGAAGCAGGCAAATCAACCCTCATCATTTCTGTTGAACTTGCTGCAGCACATAAGTTGCAGGCCTGA
- the LOC132188255 gene encoding uncharacterized protein LOC132188255 isoform X2 — protein sequence MSVSDKEIFNVGASGGGIHVREDDGTQQREDRYVSGGGCTRDFAKAKQLILHALTKAEKQLLRRRNKKISSSSASANAGTSAMFHVCCKIIRLQTGDAPCSNGGEPSLIHPIVILVKNFGCKFSFLL from the exons ATGTCTGTATCTGATAAGGAGATCTTCAATGTTGGTGCCAGTGGTGGTGGGATCCATGTCAGAGAAGACGACGGAACGCAGCAGAGAGAGGATAGATATGTAAGTGGTGGTGGATGTACAAGGGATTTCGCAAAGGCAAAGCAGCTGATCTTACATGCCCTCACAAAAGCCGAGAAGCAACTCCTCAGAAGAAGGAATAAAAAGATCtcctcttcttctgcttctgcAAATGCCGGGACTTCAG CCATGTTCCATGTTTGCTGCAAGATTATACGACTACAAACTGGGGATGCGCCGTGCTCAAATGGTGGAGAACCGAGCTTGATTCATCCAATTGTTATTTTGGTTAAGAATTTCGGATGCAAGTTTTCGTTTCTTCTATGA
- the LOC132188255 gene encoding uncharacterized protein LOC132188255 isoform X1, with amino-acid sequence MSVSDKEIFNVGASGGGIHVREDDGTQQREDRYVSGGGCTRDFAKAKQLILHALTKAEKQLLRRRNKKISSSSASANAGTSGGHFSLSNVHCYNEEVSPWCFSHVPCLLQDYTTTNWGCAVLKWWRTELDSSNCYFG; translated from the exons ATGTCTGTATCTGATAAGGAGATCTTCAATGTTGGTGCCAGTGGTGGTGGGATCCATGTCAGAGAAGACGACGGAACGCAGCAGAGAGAGGATAGATATGTAAGTGGTGGTGGATGTACAAGGGATTTCGCAAAGGCAAAGCAGCTGATCTTACATGCCCTCACAAAAGCCGAGAAGCAACTCCTCAGAAGAAGGAATAAAAAGATCtcctcttcttctgcttctgcAAATGCCGGGACTTCAG ggGGGCACTTTTCGCTGTCAAATGTTCACTGTTACAATGAGGAAGTGTCTCCTTGGTGTTTCAGCCATGTTCCATGTTTGCTGCAAGATTATACGACTACAAACTGGGGATGCGCCGTGCTCAAATGGTGGAGAACCGAGCTTGATTCATCCAATTGTTATTTTGGTTAA
- the LOC132188493 gene encoding uncharacterized protein LOC132188493 has product MFEEMPGRQMGFQDLLSRRLRYCRYKKLNNADEKVARPRSCWVQKRNGRLKGLRLSRSRKIILKAFSVMVLPIRIARIYADIVNRVNDGVCPAIIFPTQWGLPVVSHLSHYF; this is encoded by the exons ATGTTCGAAGAAATGCCAGGGAGACag ATGGGTTTCCAAGACTTACTTAGTAGACGCTTGAGATATTGTCGTTACAAGAAGCTAAACAATGCTGATGAAAAGGTGGCGAGGCCTAGAAGTTGTTGGGTGCAGAAAAGAAATGGACGGCTAAAGGGTCTTCGCTTATCACGGTCAAGGAAGATCATCTTGAAGGCGTTTTCTGTGATGGTATTGCCTATCAGGATTGCTAGGATCTACGCTGATATTGTCAACCGAGTGAACGACGGTGTATGTCCTGCGATCATCTTTCCCACTCAGTGGGGGCTTCCAGTTGTATCTCATCTCTCT CACTACTTTTGA
- the LOC132187342 gene encoding uncharacterized protein LOC132187342 → MVEMVAIYFSIVAFICTVGAISLAIMHIYRHLLNYTEPTYQRFIVRIIFMVPVYALMSFLSLVLPKGSIYFNSIREVYEAWVIYNFLSLCLGWVGGPGAVVLSLSGRVLKPSWYLMTCCFPPVPLDGRFIRRCKQGCLQFVILKPVLVAVTLILYAKGKYEDGNFSPNQSYLYLTIIYTISYTVALYALALFYLACKDLLQPFNPVPKFILIKSVVFLTYWQGVLVFLAAKSGFIKDAEEAAQFQNFIICVEMLIAAVGHLYAFPYKEYAGANIGVSRGLTGSLAHALKLNDFYHDTVHQFAPTYHDYVLYNHNEGDEGTRKYRSRTFVPTGPEMESVRRNKHIFGNKLDDIQLSSLSSSSTSTPKNPDSVTDSSQPDAMRSSLLVDATNSFSVPYDMSLIDLDMSGYPSKVPAATETGTR, encoded by the exons ATGGTGGAAATGGTGGCAATCTATTTTAGCATTGTTGCGTTTATTTGCACGGTCGGAGCCATTTCTCTGGCTATTATGCACATCTACAGGCACCTTTTGAATTACACTGAACCTACTTATCAGCGATTTATTGTCCGCATCATCTTCATGGTTCCG GTTTATGCATTAATGTCTTTCTTGTCCCTAGTTTTGCCCAAGGGCTCAATCTATTTTAATTCCATTCGGGAAGT CTATGAAGCATGGGTCATCTATAATTTCCTGTCATTGTGCCTGGGGTGGGTTGGTGGCCCAGGAGCTGTTGTGCTAAGTTTAAGTGGCAGGGTTCTGAAGCCATCATGGTATCTGATGACATGTTGCTTCCCTCCCGTACCACTGGATGG GCGTTTTATACGTAGGTGCAAGCAGGGGTGTTTGCAGTTTGTGATTTTGAAGCCCGTTTTAGTTGCTGTTACTCTCATACTTTATGCAAAAGGAAAGTATGAAGATGGAAATTTCAGTCCAAACCAATCATACCTATATCTCACTATCATCTATACAATCTCATACACGGTGGCTCTTTATGCTTTGGCATTGTTTTATTTGGCATGCAAAGATCTGCTTCAGCCATTCAATCCAGTTCcaaagtttattttaattaaatcgGTTGTTTTCCTGACTTATTGGCAG GGTGTTTTGGTTTTCCTTGCTGCAAAGTCTGGATTCATCAAGGATGCAGAGGAAGCTGcccaatttcaaaatttcattatATGTGTTGAGATGCTTATTGCTGCTGTAGGCCACCTCTATGCATTTCCATACAAAGAGTATGCTGGTGCCAATATTGGTGTCTCCCGTGGTCTGACAGGAAGCCTTGCACATGCCTTAAAGTTAAATGACTTTTACCATGACACAGTCCACCAG TTTGCTCCAACTTACCATGATTACGTTCTTTACAACCACAATGAGGGTGATGAGGGAACCAGGAAGTATCGGTCACGCACCTTTGTGCCAACTGGTCCCGAGATGGAGTCTGTAAGAAGAAACAAACATATTTTTGGAAACAAGTTGGATGATATACAGCTCTCCAGTCTCTCATCTTCTAGTACAAGCACTCCTAAAAATCCTGACTCTGTAACTGATTCTTCACAACCTGATGCGATGAGATCTTCCCTGCTTGTGGATGCCACAAATTCTTTTTCTGTACCGTATGATATGTCACTTATTGATTTGGATATGTCCGGTTACCCTTCAAAGGTTCCTGCCGCAACTGAAACTGGGACTAGGTGA
- the LOC132186314 gene encoding DEAD-box ATP-dependent RNA helicase 3, chloroplastic, with protein sequence MASFIGVSSIYQTPTLDLYRRTAATTTPLLSLPLCDKSHFNKVLKAYNTSQKTFSFHSTGTLRSGSKQQSLGFLPSAIATPNSSVLSEEAFKGLGGGFAEDSLDDYYDSEAEPSSAASADQDELALSKLGMPHRLVDTLEKRGITHLFPIQRAVLVPALEGRDLIARAKTGTGKTLAFGIPIIKRLTEDDEQRGSQRRPGRLPRFLVLAPTRELAKQVEKEIKESAPYLNTVCVYGGVSYVTQQSALSRGVDVVVGTPGRIIDLINGNSLKLGEVQYLVLDEADQMLAVGFEDDVEVILQKLPSARQSMLFSATMPGWVKKLARKYLNNPLTIDLVGDQEEKLAEGIKLYAISATATSKRTILSDLITVYAKGGKTIVFTQTKRDADEVSMALTNSIASEALHGDISQHQRERTLNGFRQGKFTVLVATDVASRGLDIPNVDLIIHYELPNDPETFVHRSGRTGRAGKEGNAILMFTSSQRRTVRSLERDVGCKFEFVSPPAIEEVLESSAEHVVATLSGVHAESVSFFTPTAQKLIEEQGISALAAALAQLSGFSRPPSSRSLINHEQGWVTLQLTRDPASSSRYLSARSVTGFLSDIYPAAADEVGKIHLIADEQVQGAVFDLPEEAAKELLNRQLPPGNTISKITKLPALQDDGPPSDYYGKFSGRDRNNRRGSGDRKGFRSSRGWDGGRDSASDDGLFRSGGRSYRADNNRSRFSKSSGDDWLIGGRQSRTRDRSFGGSFGGSCFNCGRSGHRASDCPNKQDY encoded by the exons ATGGCCTCTTTCATAGGCGTTTCTTCCATTTACCAAACTCCAACACTCGATCTCTATAGAAGGACAGCAGCAACAACCACGCCTTTGCTCTCCTTACCCCTATGCGACAAGTCTCACTTCAATAAGGTTCTGAAAGCCTATAACACCAGCCAAAAGACCTTCTCTTTTCATTCCACTGGTACTCTTAGGAGTGGCTCCAAGCAGCAGAGCCTTGGTTTCCTTCCCTCCGCAATTGCTACCCCCAATTCTTCGGTCCTCAGCGAAGAGGCATTCAAAGGCCTTGGTGGTGGTTTCGCAGAAGACTCTCTGGATGACTATTATGACTCTGAGGCCGAGCCATCTTCTGCTGCCTCTGCGGACCAGGACGAACTCGCCCTTTCCAAACTGGGCATGCCTCACCGCCTTGTCGATACCCTCGAGAAGCGTGGGATTACTCACCTCTTCCCCATACAA AGAGCTGTTTTAGTCCCCGCCCTAGAAGGTCGAGATCTCATTGCTCGTGCAAAGACTGGGACTGGGAAGACATTAGCCTTTGGGATTCCAATTATCAAACGCCTTACCGAAGATGACGAACAAAGGGGTTCTCAGAG GCGGCCTGGTCGTCTTCCTAGATTTTTGGTTCTTGCACCTACACGAGAGCTAGCAAAGCAAGTGGAGAAAGAGATTAAAGAGTCTGCACCTTATTTAAATACTGTTTGTGTTTACGGAGGGGTTTCTTATGTTACGCAGCAGAGTGCCCTTTCCCGTGGAGTGGATGTGGTTGTTGGAACTCCTGGTCGAATAATTGACCTGATAAATGGTAACAGCCTCAAACTGGGGGAAGTTCAATATTTGGTCCTTGATGAAGCTGATCAGATGCTTGCTGTTGGCTTTGAGGACGACGTGGAAGTAATTTTACAGAAGCTTCCATCTGCGCGCCAGAGTATGCTTTTCTCTGCAACTATGCCTGGTTGGGTGAAGAAACTGGCACgaaaatatttgaataatcCACTGACCATTGATTTG GTTGGCGACCAAGAAGAAAAGCTCGCAGAAGGGATCAAGCTCTATGCTATATCAGCCACTGCAACTTCAAAGCGGACCATTCTTAGTGACCTTATAACG GTTTATGCAAAGGGTGGGAAGACCATTGTTTTCACACAGACAAAACGTGATGCTGATGAAGTCTCAATGGCATTAACAAATAGCATTGCTTCTGAGGCATTGCATGGAGATATATCTCAGCATCAAAGGGAGAGAACATTAAATGGTTTTCGACAAGGGAAATTCACAGTGCTTGTAGCCACTGATGTTGCATCTCGTGGGCTTGATATTCCCAATGTTGATCTA ATTATTCACTATGAGCTTCCCAATGATCCGGAGACTTTTGTGCACCGCTCTGGTCGAACTGGACGTGCAGGAAAAGAAGGTAATGCCATTCTTATGTTTACAAGTAGCCAGAGGAGAACAGTGAGATCCCTTGAGCGTGATGTGGGATGCAAGTTCGAGTTTGTTAGCCCACCAGCTATTGAAGAGGTTTTGGAATCATCTGCTGAGCATGTGGTTGCTACTCTTAGTGGAGTTCATGCGGAGTCTGTATCGTTTTTCACCCCAACTGctcaaaaattgattgaagaaCAGGGAATAAGTGCTCTTGCTGCTGCACTAGCACAATTGAGTGGATTCTCCCGACCTCCTTCCTCCCGGTCTCTCATCAATCATGAGCAG GGATGGGTTACACTGCAGTTGACTCGAGATCCAGCTTCTTCTAGTAGATACCTGTCTGCTAGATCTGTCACTGGTTTTCTTTCAGATATTTATCCTGCAGCTGCTGATGAAGttggaaaaatacatttaattGCCGATGAACAG GTTCAAGGAGCAGTTTTCGATCTTCCAGAGGAGGCTGCAAAAGAATTGCTGAATAGGCAACTGCCACCTGGAAATACTATTTCCAAGATCACCAAG TTGCCTGCTTTGCAAGATGATGGGCCTCCGAGTGATTACTATGGCAAATTTTCTGGCAGGGATCGGAATAACAGACGAGGATCTGGGGATCGGAAAGGTTTTAGAAGCTCACGAGGTTGGGATGGTGGTCGAGATTCTGCTAGTGATGATGGTCTATTTAGGAGTGGTGGTCGGAGTTATAGAGCTGACAACAACAGGTCGCGGTTTTCAAAAAGCAGTGGGGATGATTGGCTAATTGGAGGTAGACAGTCAAGAACACGGGACAG AAGCTTTGGAGGTTCCTTTGGAGGTTCCTGTTTTAATTGTGGACGGTCTGGGCACAGGGCATCGGACTGCCCAAATAAGCAAGATTACTAG